The Humulus lupulus chromosome 4, drHumLupu1.1, whole genome shotgun sequence genome has a window encoding:
- the LOC133830432 gene encoding uncharacterized protein LOC133830432, translated as MEEEKAAAYYDELTRRGEGAARFKQGLGFSATPSSTGNVPARGSALPSSSSASFLSNFVKASSPTKTRELQKQAQLESIQNKLTKKKDKLSPTRDSEQERHQPRVSRKDERSTSRQSRSRDRDRDRDRDRHSRWRSRGRDRYRDGDRDRDRRRRRKRSRNRSFSPRSRTVERRSRSPSPRERRSKKEHGNDGNVEGQLSKARKEKNVDYSKLIEGYDLMSPAERVKAKMKLQLAETAEKDATKGMGSGWERFEFNKDAPLDDEEEVEAAEDDKALVKHIGQSFRFSAVKSKKEEKIRAAHDEAMFGAPVIPSSDGKAAAEAEIEIETNKKELNENDLAANLLSEKVLAKQQGSWRDRARGQRS; from the exons ATGGAGGAGGAGAAAGCCGCGGCGTACTACGACGAGTTAACTCGGCGAGGCGAAGGAGCCGCCAGATTCAAACAAGGCTTGGGCTTTTCAGCCACACCATCGAGTACTGGCAATGTCCCCGCAAGAGGCTCTGCGCTCCCTTCTTCTTCCTCGGCGTCTTTCCTCAGCAACTTTGTCAAGGCCTCCAGCCCAACCAAGACTAGGGAGCTTCAGAAACAAGCTCAATTGGAATCCATACAGAACAAGCTCACAAAGAAGAAGGATAAGCTTAGTCCGACACGAGATTCAGAACAAGAACGACACCAGCCTAGGGTTTCTCGGAAAGACGAAAGGAGTACCAGCAGGCAGAGTAGGAGCCGTGATCGGGATCGGGATCGGGATCGGGATCGTCATTCGAGGTGGCGGAGTAGGGGCAGAGATAGGTATAGGGATGGGGATAGAGATAGAGATAGACgtaggaggaggaagaggagtcGGAATCGGAGCTTCTCGCCTCGGAGCCGGACAGTTGAGAGAAGGAGTCGGAGCCCTTCACCACGAGAGCGGAGGTCGAAGAAGGAACACGGTAACGATGGAAATGTAGAGGGACAACTGAGTAAAGCCCGAAAGGAAAAGAATGTGGACTATTCGAAGTTGATTGAAGGCTATGATTTGATG TCACCAGCTGAAAGAGTCAAAGCAAAGATGAAGCTTCAACTAGCTGAGACTG CTGAAAAGGATGCAACAAAAGGCATGGGATCAGGTTGGGAAAGGTTTGAGTTCAACAAGGATGCACCCCTTGATGATGAGGAAGAAGTTGAAG CTGCAGAGGATGATAAAGCATTAGTGAAGCACATTGGCCAAAGCTTTCGATTCTCTGCAGTCAAG tcaaaaaaggaagaaaaaatcAGAGCTGCTCATGATGAGGCCATGTTTGGTGCACCAGTTATCCCTTCAAGTGATGGTAAAGCTGCTGCTGAAGCTGAGATTGAGATTGAGACCAATAAAAAAGAGTTGAATGAAAATGATCTTGCTGCAAATCTTTTAAGCGAGAAG GTTCTTGCAAAACAACAAGGTTCTTGGCGTGATCGTGCTCGCGGGCAAAGGAGCTGA